TTCGTGGACGCAGTGCGCGCCATGTACCAAGTGCTTCCCTCAGAAGCAGCCTCTCTTCACGCCCAATAAATCCTCGTCCTACAAAGTGGTGGCTGGTAATTCAAAGGCCTGCAAGTCGCTTGGAGGGACGCCTTCAACCTCTGGAGACAACTTGTGCAGGTACTCCTTGTTGTACCAGCTGAAGTACCACTCTCGTGGAGTCCTCTCCTCGGACACGATCACCATGAAAACCACCTCAGGTGCGCCAACCTCTCTTCCAAACATGGTTTTCGGATGTGGTTACGATAACTCTGCTGACACCAGCGTGAATGCATCTGGAGTGATCGGGCTAGGGGTCGGGCCGAGTTCCCTCATCACCCAAATGAACCCTGTTACTGGTGGTAAGTTCTCGTATTGCTTAGTCCTGAATGCGCACAGCAATCCCAAGCCCAGCAAAATGCATTTTGGCAGCAGAGCTGCAGTTACTGGTGCTTCAGTAGTCACCACTGCTATGCAAATTGTCAAGAATTCTTATGCTGTCACCTTAAAGGGAATAAGCGTTGGAACCACGAGGCTGGTGGCATCAACCCTCTCGGATTCCTTATACTCATCGAAGATCTTTGGTTTCTCCGATCAAAAGATGATCGTTGACACTGGAACTATAGCCACGCATATTCCTGTGAAGCACTCTACGAGTCCTTAGAAGCAGCGATGAGGAAACAGATCAACATGGATGCTCACCGTGATCCGGATTCGTTGCAGCGGCTGTGTTACAAGAAGCCCGGCCGCAGCATGCTAGCGCCTATCGTGACGCTGCACTTTGCTGGAGCAAATGTGAAGTTGTATCCAGTAAACACATTCCTTAATGCTTTGAATTCGAAGGATGTTCATTGCCTTGCTTTTCAGCCTGATAAAAGGGTAGCCATTCTTGGGAATTTGGCACAAGTCAATTTCTTGGTGGGGGTTTGATCTCACGAAGAAGCTCGTCTCCTTCAAGCAGACTGATTGCAACCAACCAGTAATGGAGAAAGACACATTTTCTTATGGCTTAATTGACAGTCAATCCGCAGACTATTGAATTTAAACTTCATATTGAATCTGCCTAAATAAATAAACTTTAATACTATTATCTCTCTTGCTTTATTTTCCTGTCACATTTactacttcatttattactattTTCCCGTCACTTTTCattgaatttaaattatttgttgAATTCTGAATTTCCAATTTCTTATAGAGTGGGAAGCTAGGGAAAGAATGGAGACGTAGACGTgagattataaatttataattgtcAGAGACCAGAGGGGTTGGATCAGGTTAACCTACATAACTTGGGTGGGGTTTGGTTTCTATTAATTCGAGCCATATTAATATATAGGGTATGGttgaaataaaaacacattttattctaCGAACGTGAGATTACTGCATTAAACGCGTATAATGTGTGCAAAAATGTGTAAATCTTTGAGATCCAATGAAACAATTTTCAcgattaaaaatattttctgaGTTGAGCCTCACCCTACCCTACATAACATACACCTTATCTctgggaaaaaaaatatatcaccagtatttcttaattattttgTATTATAATCATAGCAAATTACATATACGTCTTTTACTCCTTGAATCTTTAGTAGTTTTACACATTTTTGGACCAATTTACGTATACTATTTTCATTGTAGGATACAAAACGAGACATAAAATAGTGGATAACTAATAGCAGCTTGATGCTGAATTGGCACTTGGCAGGGTAGAAAGTGGCTCGACTTCATAAAAACTACACAGCAAAACTGTATTAAAACACAAAAATCTCTAATGAATTCGAATGTACtcaatatatattaaaagacATGTGCAATAAATAATACAATAAATATGTAGTAAATCATACTTTTCTAATCAAAATCTTAAATTCTATTGACTTCAAAACACACCGGTTCAGCCTAGAACCGTTCCACCAACTTAGGTTTTTGGATTATACTTTCGAATGAGATAACATTATTTTAGAAATATCTCAAATAAGATTATTTGTACCACCAATCAATATGTTTTGTAATCAGTGGCGGACGTCAGGGGctgaaatttctaaattttgttttaaagtatatatttttctcctttattttttttatatatcaaaAAGGCTCAAGCTAAAAACGGCGAGCAAGCATGCCCAGCGTACAAAactcacaaacaaaaaaagCATCAAACAAGATTACATTATCCGGTCACAAATCCATGTCCCGTGGAACCATACTTGCCGGTTTTGAACGACGTCGGTACCACTATGTTTTTATACTTTACCAAGACAGCCTAATCTTTTAAATTGTTCAGCAATGAATGCTATGCTAGTAGATCTGGTTAAAGtggttataaaatttatacAACTTTCTAATCAAGCCTAATTTTCGGGCAttatattatatactactatttggTAAAGAGAAACTTGATGAAACAACTAACAATAAAACGCTATTTAGCggacaaaatatcaaaatatataacACACGTCAAATAATCGACGCCTAAACTTTAGGACTTGTAATTTTCTATGGGTCCAAATATAAATTACGCTTTTAAGAAATGACTTAACAATAATTTAGACTTTTAAAAAATGAGCCAAATTTATACTTAATCTCCACTTATTTATGTAAAAGTAATTATTAAAGTGGACTATTACGCCATGTGGTAGAAATAAAACTTTGTAATTTCATGATTATAATATTTATGCAGTCTTTTGAACTTTTTTAAAAcattagtactccatccgttccataatagatgacatactTGTAGAATGGTACGAGATTTTAgtagatgttattttgtgtgttatgtGGAGAGAGAACATAGTACATTTATATTAATTTGAGAGAGAGTTTTTTccataaaaggaaatgtgacatcttttgttggacaaactaaaattatAATACCTATATAACTAACGATTGATagatattaattatataattggAATTTCTAAAGTTTTGTGATATTTTCTATAGAAACAAACCATATTTAAACTTAACTTTTTATactgaaaattgaaaataaacgAAAACATATTCTCCATATAACTGCAGGAGTAATCTTCACTCTCGGTTTCTGACTTTCTGCCGGAGGAAACGTCAAAAGATATAACCAAAATGCTGCATATTACACGCCAATGAACTTAGTAAACATTTGGAAATTATATAGATTTgaacaatgatagttttgaaaTGCTACTCACCCCTTAAAATTGATTGAGAGCAAGAGAGAGTTATTTAATGGTATAGATATAATAAAACGATAACTAGCTTAATTTATTAACTTTAATAACTAGTCAATTTTGTATACTCAAAtgtaaacataaatttaaattgacATACGTATGTGTTTAGgttgatatttatatttaaatgcCAATCCAAATACATTGAtatcattgtgttgacatattaatGTCAATGTGTTAATTAATTATCCAACTTATCAAATTAACCTAGTTATCAGTGTCCGTTTGGACTAAAATGATTATCAAATTTCCACATGGGAAACAAAGAAACTCATCATTGACTAATAACACATTATTAAACGAGTTACTCACATTTTTAGAAGGCCATTGTAAAAAGGGGATTATTCAATCatagggatgtaatcaaatgcaaactctaaactatgatctggaccttTAGAAAATGTCTACggatgacaaaataacaacgacaaaaaatatcaacacagtatcaactgttgatgttgtgttgacattttttgttgttattttgtcatctgttaacATTTTTAATGGTCCAGATCataatttgaagtttgtacaatatttaaagtTTGTATATCAGTGTCCTTCAATCATATAAGGACAAGATATGACTATTATCACATTGATGTGATACAAAAAAATTTCGGTCCCAACTCATACCATAATTGAAAATGAAGGGGGAACCAAATCACATGCCCTAACAATAATCTAATTTAAGTTGCACTATGCAAAGAAAAGACACATCACTCATTCTCTCCTATATAATCCATGCAACACCTTTCTCAATCCCAAACCCAAAACAAGATGGCACCAAAAAACCTCAAAATCTTGTCAAATCAATGCTACCATCACATCACCACCAACGCCCTATTTCTCATCATCCCATCCCTCCTCTTCGCCGCAATCCACCATCTCTCAATCATCAACCTCAACCACCTCTACAACGACAGTTtaaccgccgccgccgccatctTGTCCTTGTGCATATCACTGtcctacttcctccgtccgacAAAGGTTTACTTGGTGGATTTCGCATGCTACCGGCACGACCCGGCCTTCTCGACCGCCCGGGATGTTATCACGGAGAAGATGTCAACCCTGCTCAGCCCGGAGAGCCTCTCCTTCGTGACCAAGGTCATGGAGAGGTCAGGGGCCGGAGACGAGACCTTCGTCTACGGCCTCAGAGACTTCCCGCCAAAATCGTCGTTCGAATGCGCGAGGGAGGAGGCGGAGATTGTGCTGTGCGGAGCCGTGGATGATCTGATGGCCAAGACTGGGGTGGAGGCTGCTCGGATTGGGGTGGTTGTGGTGAATGTATCGACGTTCAATCCAGTGCCGTCGCTGTCCGCCATGGTCGTGAATAGGTACAAGCTCAGGGAGGATGTGCTCACCTACAACTTGGGGGGTATGGGCTGCAGCGCCGGCCTCATCGCCGTCGACCTCGCCAAACGCCTCCTCCAGGTTGTATACCATCATACTGTACTAGTTTTTTAAACAAGGATAAATTGCCAAATAAATCACGAGAGATTGTAATGTTCTAATCTGTCCTAAGCTTTTTAAAATGTGGAAAATAAAAGGTTTTGCAGTAATCTCATCCTTTCCATTCCGGCGAATTACGCGCTGATGTGGTAGCTGATTTAAAACATGTTGAGAAACTGGCGTTGTCAAAAATGAAAGCGTCTAATAAAGTTTAAAATGACATTTTGTCCATGTGTTTTAAACCAATTATGAAATTAACGCGTAATTCGCTGGATAAGAGTAAGATGGGATAATTGCAAAAAGTTCAAGTTGTGAtttatttttcagattttgaaCTGCATGGGACGTACCAGAATTTGAGAATCTTCCATTATTTATTCGACAATTTAAATCACATAGTTTGCCAATCCCATCTAAATTTCTAAAACGAATATTAaatctaaaattttaatttttctcaatatcTCGTTACTTATTTTATTGAAGTGGTACGTTTCGTATGAACATTGCCAAAAAACATCATATTGTACACGGACGAATCAATTTAGACTGTGAACTTTTGGCATTCAATATATATCCTAGTATATATTTGCTAACCAAAACTTAACATAACTTCGTGGTTTAAATAGCTAATAttctctttaaaaaaaaattaacttcagtattcaaaatttcaattgtgattttggttaTAATCAATATGAACGTGTTTCTAATTTAgattttttgttgtttgttgcGTCAATCATATGTCAAAAACACAAATTCTTGTAGTGTTACAAAATTGTGAATTGTCCATATGCcatgaaaattaatactactatctTGATAAACAAACCCTAATGATAGTGCACGCACGCACGCAGGTTCAACGCAATAGTTACGCCCTAATCGTTAGCCTAGAATGCCCAACCAGCGGCCATTACCTCGGCCCCGACAAATCCAAGCTCCTCTCCAACTGCCTCTTCCGCATGGGCGCCTCCGCCCTCCTCCTCTCCAACCGCCCCTCCGACCGCCGCACCTCCAAATACGAGCTGACCCTCACCCTCCGCACCCACCGCGGCGCCGACGACCGCTCCTACAACTGCGTCTACCAACAACCCGACAACGACGGAGTCCTCGGCATCACCATCTCCAAAGACCTCCCCGCCGTCGCCGGTGAAGCCCTCAAGGCCAACATCACCGCCTTGGGCCCACTCGTGCTCCCCGTCTCCGAGAAACTCACCTTCCTCGCAACGCTCATCCGCAGAAAATGGCTCCACATGAAGGGGCTGGAACCGTACGTGCCGGATTTCAAGGCGGCGTTCGAGCATTTCTGCGTCCACGCGGGCGGGAAGGCGGTGCTGGACGCGGTGGAGGCGAGTTTGAGGCTGAGGGCGTGGGATATGGAGCCGGCGAGGATGACGCTTTATAGGTATTGTAATACGTCGAGCAGCTCGGTGTGGTATCAGCTGGCGTATGTGGAGGCGAAGGGCCGGGTTCGGAGGGGGGACCGGGTTTGGCAGCTCGGGTTCGGGTCGGGTTTCAAGTGCGCCAGTGGAGTGTGGAGGGCGTTGAGGACTATTCCTCCTCATGAGGTGGATAATCCGTGGCTACAAGTTATCGATCAATATCCTATTTCTCTGCCTaactgaaccggaaccggaacctgAACCAGTGTTTCATATTATGTCTACTATTTTGTGAATGCATATTGCTCTCATGGATAGAGCAAATGAGTTTATATTTGAGGGATGGAATAAAGTTTATTTTACGATTGATTTAGCATTAActacaacaaaaataaatttactatAATGAATTCTATTTTACGCTTTTTATTCatttaaagataattttttgtgtttttaaataaattatcgATGCTTAAAAAAAGATGAAATGGTGAAATAAGTTGAGGCTGAATTTGGTGTTGGCACTATCGCTGGTGTTGTGGCTGAAATTTAAAGTGCTAAGGAAAAAAAGGTGAAAGATGGATTTTAATTAAGGGCTGGTTTTAAAGGCACTAATGCTAGTGCCATGATGTGAATAACCTTATTTCAATGTAATTCAGAAACCACGTGAAACCCTAACCTTTGAAAACTTTTAGACTTATAAAAATGTATGTCATGAGTTGAATGcatgaattttaaatt
This sequence is a window from Salvia splendens isolate huo1 chromosome 14, SspV2, whole genome shotgun sequence. Protein-coding genes within it:
- the LOC121764802 gene encoding aspartic proteinase CDR1-like isoform X2, translated to MSLHTVLSFLLLALLATCYVSLLNYDGFTIDMIHRDSLVSSLQNSKPSNRNLLYGALQRSKRRADYLASGTPTADVLPSGGEFLVKLSVGTLPFEVSGILDTTSSLSWTQCAPCTKCFPQKQPLFTPNKSSSYKVVAGNSKACKSLGGTPSTSGDNLCRYSLLYQLKYHSRGVLSSDTITMKTTSGAPTSLPNMVFGCGYDNSADTSVNASGVIGLGVGPSSLITQMNPVTGGNKRWNHEAGGINPLGFLILIEDLWFLRSKDDR
- the LOC121763753 gene encoding 3-ketoacyl-CoA synthase 20-like; translation: MAPKNLKILSNQCYHHITTNALFLIIPSLLFAAIHHLSIINLNHLYNDSLTAAAAILSLCISLSYFLRPTKVYLVDFACYRHDPAFSTARDVITEKMSTLLSPESLSFVTKVMERSGAGDETFVYGLRDFPPKSSFECAREEAEIVLCGAVDDLMAKTGVEAARIGVVVVNVSTFNPVPSLSAMVVNRYKLREDVLTYNLGGMGCSAGLIAVDLAKRLLQVQRNSYALIVSLECPTSGHYLGPDKSKLLSNCLFRMGASALLLSNRPSDRRTSKYELTLTLRTHRGADDRSYNCVYQQPDNDGVLGITISKDLPAVAGEALKANITALGPLVLPVSEKLTFLATLIRRKWLHMKGLEPYVPDFKAAFEHFCVHAGGKAVLDAVEASLRLRAWDMEPARMTLYRYCNTSSSSVWYQLAYVEAKGRVRRGDRVWQLGFGSGFKCASGVWRALRTIPPHEVDNPWLQVIDQYPISLPN
- the LOC121764802 gene encoding aspartic proteinase CDR1-like isoform X3; its protein translation is MSLHTVLSFLLLALLATCYVSLLNYDGFTIDMIHRDSLVSSLQNSKPSNRNLLYGALQRSKRRADYLASGTPTADVLPSGGEFLVKLSVGTLPFEVSGILDTTSSLSWTQCAPCTKCFPQKQPLFTPNKSSSYKVVAGNSKACKSLGGTPSTSGDNLCRYSLLYQLKYHSRGVLSSDTITMKTTSGVGPSSLITQMNPVTGGNKRWNHEAGGINPLGFLILIEDLWFLRSKDDR
- the LOC121764802 gene encoding aspartic proteinase CDR1-like isoform X1; this encodes MSLHTVLSFLLLALLATCYVSLLNYDGFTIDMIHRDSLVSSLQNSKPSNRNLLYGALQRSKRRADYLASGTPTADVLPSGGEFLVKLSVGTLPFEVSGILDTTSSLSWTQCAPCTKCFPQKQPLFTPNKSSSYKVVAGNSKACKSLGGTPSTSGDNLCRYSLLYQLKYHSRGVLSSDTITMKTTSGVGPSSLITQMNPVTGGKFSYCLVLNAHSNPKPSKMHFGSRAAVTGASVVTTAMQIVKNSYAVTLKGISVGTTRLVASTLSDSLYSSKIFGFSDQKMIVDTGTIATHIPVKHSTSP